The following are from one region of the Actinoplanes sp. L3-i22 genome:
- a CDS encoding peptidoglycan-binding domain-containing protein, translating to MADQPVRLLLGATPAYRDFRYGMTDGPDVRQLEANLVAMGFDPHRRMTVDRHFSAATSAAIRRWEAARGRPSGQRTGRIPLGEVVFLPSALRVTATPATVGASIGPGATVLTGTSPNRAVTAQLDTSERNTVHVGDRVEVSFPDLDPVPGRVTGIGRVASAPAAPDPGVPADVNAATVPLTIAVTLPRGFGLDQVPVTVDITTGAGEDALLAPIAALLARPGGGYQVRLAGGALVPVELGRFDESTGRVEIVSGLTAGQSVEVPIS from the coding sequence GTGGCTGATCAGCCGGTTCGCTTGCTGCTGGGCGCCACTCCGGCCTACCGCGATTTCCGGTACGGCATGACCGACGGCCCCGACGTCCGCCAGTTGGAGGCGAACCTGGTCGCGATGGGTTTCGACCCGCATCGCCGGATGACCGTCGACCGGCACTTCAGCGCCGCCACCTCGGCCGCGATCCGGCGCTGGGAGGCCGCCCGGGGCCGCCCGTCCGGGCAGCGGACCGGGCGGATCCCGCTGGGGGAGGTGGTCTTCCTGCCGTCCGCGCTGCGGGTCACCGCGACGCCGGCCACGGTCGGCGCCTCGATCGGGCCGGGCGCCACGGTACTCACCGGCACCTCGCCGAACCGCGCGGTGACCGCCCAGCTGGACACCTCGGAGCGGAACACCGTGCACGTCGGTGACCGGGTCGAGGTCTCGTTCCCGGACCTGGATCCGGTGCCCGGCCGGGTCACCGGGATCGGCCGGGTGGCGAGTGCGCCGGCGGCACCGGACCCGGGCGTCCCGGCCGACGTGAACGCGGCGACCGTGCCGCTCACCATCGCGGTCACCCTGCCGCGCGGCTTCGGGCTGGACCAGGTCCCGGTCACCGTCGACATCACCACCGGCGCCGGGGAGGACGCGCTGCTCGCGCCGATCGCCGCGCTGCTCGCCCGGCCCGGCGGCGGGTATCAGGTCCGGCTGGCCGGCGGCGCGCTCGTCCCGGTCGAGCTGGGCCGGTTCGACGAGAGCACCGGCCGGGTCGAGATCGTCAGCGGGCTGACCGCCGGGCAGAGCGTGGAGGTGCCGATCTCATGA
- a CDS encoding ABC transporter ATP-binding protein — protein MTAVLELRDVRKVYPGTPPVESLRGVTLAVHQGDLVAVAGPSGSGKTTLLNLAAGLDRPSSGSVRIAGEPVERLSDRQLSGVRAHRLGVVFQQFVLLERLTAADNVATGLLYRGVPAGERRAAAHEALDRVGLGHRAGFPAAHLSGGERQRVAIARALVGRPAVVLADEPTGNLDSAAGEGVVALLHELNADGVTIVVITHDAQVAGAMRRRIDLRDGLVVRDTAGAA, from the coding sequence ATGACCGCCGTGCTGGAACTGCGGGACGTCCGGAAGGTCTATCCGGGCACGCCGCCGGTGGAGTCGCTGCGCGGCGTCACGCTCGCCGTGCACCAGGGTGACCTGGTCGCGGTGGCCGGGCCGTCCGGCTCGGGCAAGACGACGCTGCTCAACCTGGCCGCCGGGCTGGACCGGCCGTCCAGCGGGTCGGTGCGGATCGCCGGGGAGCCGGTCGAGCGGCTCAGCGACCGGCAGCTGTCCGGTGTCCGCGCGCACCGGCTCGGCGTGGTCTTCCAGCAGTTCGTGCTCCTCGAACGGCTGACCGCGGCCGACAACGTGGCGACCGGCCTGCTCTACCGGGGCGTGCCGGCCGGCGAGCGCCGCGCCGCCGCCCACGAGGCGCTGGACCGGGTGGGGCTCGGGCACCGCGCCGGCTTCCCGGCCGCGCACCTGTCCGGCGGCGAACGGCAGCGGGTGGCGATCGCCCGGGCGCTGGTCGGGCGGCCCGCGGTGGTGCTCGCCGACGAGCCGACCGGGAACCTGGACTCGGCCGCCGGCGAGGGCGTGGTGGCGCTGCTGCACGAGCTCAACGCGGACGGCGTCACGATCGTGGTGATCACCCACGACGCGCAGGTCGCCGGCGCGATGCGGCGCCGGATCGACCTGCGGGACGGGCTGGTCGTGCGGGACACGGCGGGTGCGGCATGA
- a CDS encoding ABC transporter permease, protein MRSRLRFADLLPVSTVGLRSRPGRTALSVLGVAIGIAAMVAVLGVTRSSQADVLARIDRVGTNLLTVANGKTLRGGEAELPVTAGAGIARTEGVLSSAATAALPVRVYRSDRIPPGRTGGLAVRATDPGLLTTLDARLLHGRFLDAALVRYPAVVLGNYAATVLGIGDVRDQPRIYLGDRWFTVVGILAPVELAPELDTAALIGAPIAAADFGYQFNPTRIFVRAQTSRTTEVAALLGRAASPAHPEEVAVSRPSEALTARLAVTGGTTVLLLGLGAVALLVGGIGIANVLVISVLERRGEIGLRRALGATRGHVGAQFLTESLLLGAGGGAAGVLLGTLITYGMAVARGWQPLVPAAAVGAGLAAAVLIGGFAGLYPALRAARLSPTEALRTM, encoded by the coding sequence ATGAGGTCGCGGCTGCGTTTCGCGGATCTGCTGCCGGTCAGCACGGTCGGGCTGCGGTCGCGGCCCGGGCGCACCGCGCTGTCGGTGCTCGGGGTGGCGATCGGGATCGCGGCGATGGTGGCCGTGCTCGGCGTGACCCGGTCCAGTCAGGCCGACGTGCTCGCCCGGATCGACCGGGTGGGGACAAACCTGCTGACCGTCGCGAACGGGAAGACGTTGCGGGGCGGGGAGGCCGAGTTGCCGGTGACCGCGGGCGCGGGCATCGCCCGTACCGAAGGGGTGCTCTCCTCGGCCGCGACCGCGGCCCTGCCGGTCCGGGTCTATCGCAGCGACCGCATTCCCCCTGGTCGCACCGGCGGCCTCGCGGTGCGGGCGACCGATCCGGGGCTGCTCACCACGCTCGACGCCCGGCTGCTGCACGGGCGTTTCCTGGACGCGGCGCTGGTCCGCTATCCGGCGGTGGTGCTCGGCAACTACGCCGCCACGGTGCTCGGCATCGGCGACGTGCGCGACCAGCCCCGGATCTACCTCGGCGACCGCTGGTTCACCGTGGTCGGCATCCTCGCCCCGGTCGAGCTGGCGCCGGAGCTGGACACCGCCGCGCTGATCGGCGCCCCGATCGCCGCCGCCGACTTCGGCTATCAATTCAACCCCACCAGAATTTTCGTACGGGCCCAGACGTCCCGCACCACCGAGGTCGCCGCCCTGCTCGGCCGGGCCGCGAGCCCCGCCCACCCGGAGGAGGTGGCGGTCAGCCGCCCGTCGGAGGCGCTCACCGCCCGCCTCGCGGTCACCGGCGGCACCACCGTCCTGCTGCTCGGCCTCGGCGCGGTCGCGCTGCTGGTCGGCGGGATCGGGATCGCCAACGTGCTGGTCATCTCGGTGCTCGAACGCCGCGGCGAGATCGGGCTGCGGCGGGCCCTGGGCGCCACCCGCGGTCACGTCGGCGCCCAGTTCCTGACCGAGTCGCTGCTGCTGGGCGCGGGTGGCGGGGCGGCCGGGGTGCTGCTCGGCACGCTGATCACGTACGGGATGGCGGTCGCCCGTGGCTGGCAGCCGCTGGTCCCGGCGGCCGCGGTCGGGGCGGGGCTGGCCGCG